The following nucleotide sequence is from Nitrospinota bacterium.
TGTAGATCCACTTTCTGTTGAAGCCGTTATTGTAGGTGCTGCTGATTCTTTATCCGCAGCCAGACCTGGTGCCAGAAGAGAAATGCTGGAAGCTTATATAAAACGCCTTGAGAAATTAGAAGAAATTGGTTCTTCGTTTGAAGGAGTAGATAAGACATACGCTATTCAGGCAGGGAGAGAAATCAGGGTTATTGTTCAACCCGAAAAGGTTGATGATCAATCAACGGTTTTTTTGGCAAAAGATATAGCTAAGAAGATAGAAGAGGAGCTCTCTTATCCTGGCGAGGTAAAAGTTACTGTTATTAGAGAGACAAGAGCGGTTGATCATGCTAAATAGATAAATTCTTTAAGGTTGGTTATTTCTTGTGAATATTTTATTTATTGGAGATATTGTTGGAAAAGCAGGTAGAAGAGTTATTTCTAACCTGCTTTATAGAATTATTGATAAATACAAAATAGATTTTTGTATTGCAAATTGCGAGAATGCTGCAGGAGGATTTGGAATAACTTATGATATAGTAAAACAACTTTTAAAAGAAGGAATTGATGTCCTCACCTCAGGCAATCATATCTGGGATAAAAAAGAGATATATGATTTTATTGATCAGGGAGAACCACTTATTAGGCCAGCTAATTATCCTGATGGTACACCAGGCTTTGGAAGGATTATTAGAGAGACGGCTTCTGGTCAAAGTATAGGGGTAATTAATCTCTCTGGAAGGGTATTTATTGGTGATTTTGACTGCCCTTTTAGAACCGCAGATAGAGAGATAGAGTTTATCAAGTCAAAGACAGATATTATTATTGTTGATTTTCACGCTGAGGCAACCTCAGAAAAGATGGCACTGGGTTGGTATTTAGATGGACGAGTGAGTGCTGTCATTGGGACTCATACCCATGTTCAGACCGCTGATGAAAGGATATTATTCAAAGGCACAGCCTATATAACAGATGTTGGGATGACAGGGCCTACTTATTCTGTAATAGGTGTTAAAAAAGAGATTGCTATTGAGAGGTTTTTAACTCAGTTGCCGAAAAGATTTGAGACTGCAAAAGGAGAGTCCCAATGTAGCGCAGTTATATTAGATATCAATGAAAAAACAGGTCAATGTAAAGATATTTCCAGATTACAGATTTCTTATTCAGATTAGTTAATCAGTCAATATGTGAGGATTTCCTATCGTTATTCTTTTTAAACCCGCTTTTTTTGCCTCCTGATAACATTCATAAGCCAATTTTTTTGGGGTGCGAGGCAAATCATCCATAAAAAAATGGGGAGCGAAACCTAAGAGACTGTAAGGTATTTCTGGATTAATAGAAGCGATAAAAGAAGCAATTTGGGATACCTCTCTTGTATCTATATATCCAGGTATCAAAAGAGTACTTGCGATTAGAAAAGGTGGATCTGGTCTTTCTGAAACGAACTTTCCAAGAGAT
It contains:
- a CDS encoding TIGR00282 family metallophosphoesterase gives rise to the protein MNILFIGDIVGKAGRRVISNLLYRIIDKYKIDFCIANCENAAGGFGITYDIVKQLLKEGIDVLTSGNHIWDKKEIYDFIDQGEPLIRPANYPDGTPGFGRIIRETASGQSIGVINLSGRVFIGDFDCPFRTADREIEFIKSKTDIIIVDFHAEATSEKMALGWYLDGRVSAVIGTHTHVQTADERILFKGTAYITDVGMTGPTYSVIGVKKEIAIERFLTQLPKRFETAKGESQCSAVILDINEKTGQCKDISRLQISYSD